DNA from Pelobacter propionicus DSM 2379:
TCACCACCCGCTCGGAGAGCCCCTTGGCACGGGCGGTGGTGATGTAATCCTGGCCGACGACCCCCAGCATGGAGGAGCGCATGTAGCGCGACAGTCCGGCCAGGCTGCCGAAGGATGCCACCATGATCGGCATGACCAGGTGCTTGGCCATGTCCCACAGGTAGAAGGCGGTGCCGTACGCCTCGCTCCCCAGGGTATGCAGTCCGGATATGGGCAGCCAGTTCAGCCTCACCCCGAAGAAGTACATCAACAGCAGCGCCAGCCAGAAGGACGGTACGGCAAAGCCAACAAAGACGAAGACCGTTATTCCCCGGTCCAGCAGGGTATCACGATGGGTGGCGGCCAGGATACCGATGGGGATGGCCAGCCCGAACTCCAGCAGCAGGGCGATGATGTTCAGGGAGATGGTAACCGGCAGGCGCTCCCTGATCTTTTCGATAACCGGGCGGCTGTCGGAGGAGAACGAGCGTCCCAGGTCCAGGCGGGCCAGCTTGCCGACCCAACTGAAATACTGCACGTGCAGCGGCTGGTCCAGGCCGTAGAAAGCCCTCAGACGCTCACGGGCCTCCTTGCCCACCTTGGGGTTCATTGCCATCTGCATCTCCACCGGTTCTCCCGGCGCAAGATGGATCACGGAGAAGGTGATCAGGGTTATGCCCACCATGAGCGGTATCAGCAGCAGAACGCGTTTTGTCAGATAGGTCAGCATGGTTCCATCCTTGCGCCACCGGCACGCGCGGCACCTATGTGATGCGCTTCACCCGGCCGGCCGGTGGCCAGCGCGGGAAAATACTGCGTACGTACGAGTCATTACATGGGGTTGAGCATCAATGGCTCATGTATCGGTTCAGTGCCCCACAACTCCTGACCGCTCTTGGTCGGAGAGAAAACGATGCATGCCCCACACGCTCCCCAACCCGCGGCAGGACATTATCCGGGAAGACGGCACGCGCCCATGTATACCACTTACACCAGCTGCGCGGCAACATAACAAAGGGCGGCACGGGGCCGCCCTCTCTGGATACTGGTTTGCGGTGGTGACCGGCTAGGCCTGTGCCTTGAGAAATTCCCGACCGAAGGGGGACATCTGCCGCAAGCGTTCGATGATGGGGGGCAGTTCACGGATCACGCCGTCGATCTCGGCTTCTGTGGTATAGCGAGAGAGCGAGAAGCGGATTGAGCCGTGGGCGCAGGTAAAGGGCACGCCCATGGCGCGCAGCACATGGGACGGTTCCAGCGAACCGGAGGTGCAGGCGCTGCCCGACGAGGCGCAGATGCCCAGTTCGGAGAGCAGCATCAGGATGGACTCCCCTTCCACGAACTCGAAGGCGATGGAAAGCGTGTTGGGTAAGCGCTCCGCGCCCCCCCCGTTGATACGGGAGTGGGGAATGGCAGCCAGGAGCGACTCCTGCAGACGGTCACGCATGGCCTTGACCTGGTTGTTCTCGAACGGCATGTGCGCTGCCGCCAGCTCGCAGGCCTTGCCCAGGGCGATGATGGCGGCGGCATTCTCGGTGCCGGCGCGGCGGCTCTTCTCCTGATGCCCCCCCACGAGAAAGGGGCGGAACGGCGTGCCGCGGCGCACGTACAGCACACCGATCCCCTTGGGTGCATGCAGCTTATGCCCCGAGATGGAGAGCATGTCCACCACGGAAGAGGACATGTCGATGGGGATCTTGCCCACGGCCTGGACCGCGTCGGTATGGAAGAGCGCCCCCTTGTCCCTGGCCAGGGCGGCGGCCTCCTCCACCGGGAAGATCACCCCGGTTTCGTTGTTGGCCCACATAAGCGACACGATGGCGGTGTCGTCGTCCACGGCGGCCCGATACTCATCCATGTTCAGACGCCCCTCGCCGTCCACGCCGATTTCCGTAACGCGGTACCCCTTCTGGATCAGGTTGCGGCACTGGGTCAGCACCGCCGGGTGCTCCACGCGTGAGGTGATCACGTGACGACGATTGGGAAGAACCTCCAGGGTCGAGCGGATGGCGGTATTGTCGCTCTCGGTTCCGCAGGCTGTGAAGATGATCTCCTCGGGAGAGGCACCCAGCAGGCCGGCAACGCGGTTTCTGGCCTCAACCACCTTCCCCTGTACCTGGCCGCCGAAGAAGTGCATGGAACTGGGGTTGCCGTACAGTTCGCAGAAATAGGGGCGCATCTCCTCGAAGACCGCTTCGTCAACCTTGGTGGTGGCATTGTTGTCCAGATAGATCTCCCTCATGCGGACACCTCCTCGACAACGATATCCTCGGCCACCAGGTCGCGCAGCTTGTGCTCGACCATGCGCGCCGTGTTGCCGGAAGATGCGCAGCCGGCACACGCCTTGCGGAAGGCCACCTGAACCTTTGGTCCGTCGATATCGATCAGCTCCAGATCGCCGCCATCGGCCCACAGCAGCGGCCGAATGTCGCGCTCCAGCACCTCCTGGATCATCTGCATCCGCTTCATGTTGGAGAGCTTCTCGGGGCGCTTGCGCGGTTGGGCTTCTGCCCCGCCCAGCACTTGGGCAATCAGCTCCTTGATACTGGAAATGCAGCCGCCGCAGGCTCCACCAGCCTTGGTAAAATTAGTCACCTGCTCAACAGTGGTCAGCTTGTTTGTTTCAATGACTTTTTTGAGATAGGCATCGGTTATGCCGAAACACTTGCAGACCAGCTCCCCCTCATAATCGGGGTAGGCATGGCCATGGTCATGTTCGCTGTCATGGGCGGGGATCGGCTCGCCGCGGTACTTTGCTATGGCAACCTCCAGAGCCTCCTGCCCCATGACCGAACAGTGCATCTTCTCTTCCGGCAACCCGCCCAGAAACTCGGCGATATCCTGATTACTGATAGCCAGGGCCTCGTCCAGGGTCTTGCCCTTGAGCATCTCGGTCAGGGCAGACGAGGATGCGATGGCGCTGGCGCAGCCAAAAGTCTGGAACCTGGCGTCCACGATCCGTTCCTTGTGTTCGTCCAGCTTGAGATACAGCTTGAGCGCGTCGCCGCATGCCAGACTGCCCACTTCACCTATGGCGTCGGCGTCGGGTATGTCCCCAACGTTGCGCGGGTTCAGAAAATGATCTTTAACGATCGGTGTGTAATCCCACATCGGTGTTTCCTCCGAACAACTCGAATAAAATTAACTACCTATAAAGGCGCGGCCAGCGGTCATGACTTCCGCCAGACGGGCATCCGACGACGCCTCTCCATAGAGACGCACCACCGGCTCCGTTCCCGACTTGCGGAACAGCATCCAGCAGCCATCATCCAGCAGCAGTTTGGTCCCGTCGATCCTGATCACATCCCGGATCCCCGTCCCGGCGATCCGGGCGGGAAGTGAGGCGATCCGGGCGGCATAGCTCTTTTCCAGCTCGGGAGACAGGCGCAGGTTCTCCCGGCGGGTAACGAAGCGCCCCACCTCTCCGTAGAGGCGTTCAAGCAGTTCCCGCACTGTTTTCCCCTCACGGGCCACCATTTCCGCCACCAGGAAGCAGGCAAGGATGCCGTCCTTTTCGGGCACATGCCCCCTGATGGAAAGGCCGGCGCTCTCCTCGCCGCCGATGACGATCCTGTCCTGGCTGATCAACTCGCCGACATACTTGAAGCCCACCGGCGTCTCGTGCAGCTCGACGCCATGTTTCCTGGCAACGGCATCCACCAGATGGGATGTGGCCACGCTGCGGGCAGCGCCTCCCTCAATGCCGCGGACGCGGATCAGGTAATCCAGCAAAAGCGCGATGATGTAGTTGGGCTCTATGTAGCTGCCGTCCGCATCCAGGATGCCGAAGCGGTCGGCATCGCCATCCGTTGCCAGGCCCAGACGGATCTCGGGATCGTTCTTCACCAGGTCGATGAAGTCCGGAATGTGACTTTCCGACGGTTCAGGGGGTTGACCGCCAAAATAGGGGTCGGGGCGATCGTTGATCATCCGGAACGCTACGCCGTGGCGGAGCAGGGGGGCGTCAAGATAGCCACGGGCGGTGCCGTAGAGCGGGTTCAGCGCCACCTTTCCCAGCTTCCTGATGGCGTCGAAATCGACCTTGTTCTCCAGTTCCCGCAGGTACTCCTCCCGTGGATCGATGGAGACCAGTAGACCGCGCTGCCGGGCGTCCTCCAACGAAGGTAACGGACGGCAGAGACTGCCCATCACGTCGTTGGCGCGCCTTTCTATGTCCCCGGTGGTTTCGGGAAGAGCAGGTCCCCCCCATGAAGGGGAAAACTTGACGCCATTGTATTCGGGAGGGTTGTGGCTTGCCGTAAAATTAATCCCGCCAGCGGTTTTGCGGCGCAGGATCTCTAAGGAGATGACCGGGGTAGGCGTATCCCTTTCGCAGACAAAGGCCGTGATGCCCGCCCCCGCCATGACCCGTGCCGCTTCATGGACAAAGCGCTGGCCCATGAAACGGGTGTCGCAACTGATCACCACCCCACCCTGCTGCTCGCCTGCGGCGGCAATATGGTCCGCAATCGCCTGCACGACAACCCGCACATTGTCAAAGGTGAAATCCTCGCCGAGAATACCACGCCAACCAGACGTTCCGAAGGAAATACGTGTCATGGCTCACCATCCTTGAGTAAGAAGACAGCTTTAGTCGTGTTAAAGTAATACAGCCTTGAGTTTCCGTCAAGTCAAAGAGCCGTATATACAAAGGATTTTTACTATTGACTTTGTAAGCTTATACTTGTTACATTGATTATCTCATTACGCAAACAACTCAGGAGGAAGAAGAATGCAGTGTCAGACCGTACTTTCAGGTACCGAGTGTACCTTTTGGGGAAAACAGGGCTGTGTATTTCAGGAAGGCTCATGCCAGACAATCGTTGAAAACTGCGAGGGATGTGACCGGATCGTGGAAGGCACCATCGGCAATGTCTGCTCTGTCTACCCTGCCCCTGCGAAGAAATGGCAGAACGGAATCTGCAATTTCGCCACCCACGTCAAGGTCGAGATCAAGGTTGACGACCTGAAGGTCAACCCGCTGAAGGCTTCCAAGAAGGCGTCCGGCGGCGGCAAGAAGAAATAAGACGCTGTACTCCTGTTACGACTGGGGGGAATTCGCTGAGAATTCCCCCTTTGTTTTACCTGCTCGGCTCGACCACCCCAGCGCCCAGCCATGATCAGCCCGAGATGGTCACGGCACGGGAATCAATCCAGGGGCAGAAAGGCGAGATCCCGCACCGGCGCGATCAGGCCGATCTCCGCCGCGAAACGGAAGTAGCGTTTCAATCCTGACAGGTGCAGATCCGTCAGATCGTAGGATATATTGTTCCTCCAGTAGTCCAAAAGCAACTCAGGCCCCATCCAATCCCGCTCCGGCGATACGCGAACGATTTCCTCCAGATGTTCTTCCGCATACTGTTTGGCATGGCCCAACTGTCGCGCAAGTCTCATCAGCTCATCCCCCCGTCTGCCCGCCACCTCCCGAGTGGTCAGCCAGAGGGCAAAGACAAAGGGGGTGCCGGTCCACCGGTACCAGAGTTCTCCCAGATCGTAGACAAACATGTCGTGCCTGCTCATGGTCGCGCGCAGAGCCGCGTCACCGATCAGAAGGATCGCCTCGTTCCCGCCCATGGCACCAGGGGTGCTCTGATCGGTTATCTGGAAGGTACATTGGCAGTTGTAACGGATACGGAGCAGGATTTTCAGCAGGTTGACGGAGGTGGCTGACTCCGAACTGAGCAGCACCTGTGCGCCATCCAGATCCTCAATGGGCGTTTTTGAAAAGAGCAGCACACTCAGCACCGGACCGCTGCTGCTGATGGAGATATCGGGAATGATCAGGTACTGGTCGGAATGGGTGGCAAAGGTGATCGATGAAGAGGGGCAGACATCGATCCCTCCCGACGCCAGCATTCCGTTCAGGTATGCCGGGACCCCGCCGACGTAACGGTAGTCGTTCTCCGGAAAAAGCGCATTCAGGGCATGAAAGAGCGGGGTGCAGTTGGCGTATTCTATACGTCCGATTCGCAGCATCAGTAGATATTCAGGTAGAGGCGGTCAGCGTCGCCCTCGACGAAACGGACCCCCTCCTGGTCGAGTAGTTGGCCCGTCGCCTGCAGGAAACGAGTAATGGCATTGTCATGGGCAACGGCTGCCGCAATCTGGCTGTTCTTGGCATCGGCCAGGTCATGTTCCACTTCGAGCACGTCCTTTGTGGTAGCCAGTCCGACGCTGTTCTTGCGCATAAATGCGCGAAGACGCTCTTCGGCAAAGGCCCTGCCCCGGTCAGCGACCTCGATCTGCTTGAACGCGCTATCGATGGCGCGGATGAAGCTGAGCACCTCGTTCTTCGCGCTCTCCTCCAGACTGCGGATCTGCAGGGCGGTCTGGGCATTTTTGAGACGACTCTTGCGATAGTCGTTTTCCGCAGCATTGTTTCCCAAGGGGTATTTGAAGACCAGACCGATGCTCCAGGCGGGGTAATCAAAGCTTCCCAGATCCCCAATATCGCGGCCGTAGCTGTGGCCCTGCCCGACCAGCGAACCGGAGAGGCTCAAATTGAGATCGGGCTTGATATTGTTGCCAAAGACGCGGGACTGGAGTTCGCTGATGTCCAGGCTCCGTTGCAGTTCCCTGATATCTGGACGGCCCATAGCCTGTCGCAGGGCCTGATCCTGGTCCAGCGGATACGGCGCGCGGCGCGGCGTGTCGCTGATGACAATCTCCCCTTTGCCGGAAATCTGCAGGAGCAGTCGCAGAACATCCACCTGATCGTTAACCTCTTTCTCGGCGGCAATCAGCTCCCTTTCCCGTGTCGTCACGCCGTATTCGGCATTTAATATTTCCATGGCCGGCAGGACACCGGCGGAAACCCTGGCCCTGGTTTCGTCGAGAATCCTGCGGGCCAACGCCAGAGATACCCGCTTGACCTCCCGCACCTCCTGCAAGCCGTAGAGCTTGAAATACTCCGTTCTGGCCTGACTGACGGTATTCAGCAGGAGATTTCGGAAATGCTCCATGGATGCGTATTTGGAGAATCGTGAAATGGAAATGCCGAGATCGGTAGCATCGCGCCCCATATTCTTGAGCAGCGGCTGGCTGAGCGTGACGCCGAGACTGGACTGCCAGTAGTTATTCAGGGAGGAGAACTGGTTGGTCTTGGTGTGGCTGTTGTTGAATCCCAGTGTCGCGGTAGCTCCGGTCCAGAACAGCTGGCTGAGGGAGGAGTCCAGCACAAAGGAGTGCCCCTTGTTGGAGGCGCTGCCATAGGAACCGGATACAGGGTTGGTGAAATCACTGTAGTGCGTCTCAATGTTCAGTTGCGGATCGTAGATTGCCCTGTTGCGATTGATGTCGGCCTGGTACTGGGCCGGCGTGTACAGTTCGGCCCGCACGTCCAGGTTTTTCTCCGCCGCCATCCGGACCGCCTCACCCAGGGAGAGCCGTATCGGCTGGCCTGAAGCCCAGGCGCAGGCCGTCCAGCAGAAGAGCAGTGCTATCACAACCATCACCGATCTCACGCCAGCATCCCTGTATGAAAACGGCGGGGAGGGATACCGCGCACCCCTGCCCCGCCATGTAGCAGGTCGATCAATCCCTGTTCTCCACATACTCGGCATAGTCATCGGCCGTCATCAACCCCTTCAGCTCATCGGGGTCGTCCAGCGTCACCTCCAGCAACCAGCCACCATCGTACGGGTCATCGTTGAGCAGCCCCGGGTTGTCCAGAACCTCCGCATTGACCGACTCAATGGTGCCACTGAAGGGGGCATACAACTCGGCAACGGTCTTCCTCCCCTCGATGGAGCCGAACGAATCGTCCTGCTCGACGTCATCCCCCTCATCGGGCAACTCCAGCGCCAAGATGATGCCCAACTCATTCTGGGCAAAATCCGTGATGCCGATGACCGCCGTTCCATTCTCGATCCGAACCCAGACATGCTCACGGGAATACTTGAGCTCTTCAGGAAAGTCCATAGTCTACTCCAGCACGATTCTCTCAAGAAATGATGT
Protein-coding regions in this window:
- a CDS encoding phosphoglucomutase/phosphomannomutase family protein codes for the protein MTRISFGTSGWRGILGEDFTFDNVRVVVQAIADHIAAAGEQQGGVVISCDTRFMGQRFVHEAARVMAGAGITAFVCERDTPTPVISLEILRRKTAGGINFTASHNPPEYNGVKFSPSWGGPALPETTGDIERRANDVMGSLCRPLPSLEDARQRGLLVSIDPREEYLRELENKVDFDAIRKLGKVALNPLYGTARGYLDAPLLRHGVAFRMINDRPDPYFGGQPPEPSESHIPDFIDLVKNDPEIRLGLATDGDADRFGILDADGSYIEPNYIIALLLDYLIRVRGIEGGAARSVATSHLVDAVARKHGVELHETPVGFKYVGELISQDRIVIGGEESAGLSIRGHVPEKDGILACFLVAEMVAREGKTVRELLERLYGEVGRFVTRRENLRLSPELEKSYAARIASLPARIAGTGIRDVIRIDGTKLLLDDGCWMLFRKSGTEPVVRLYGEASSDARLAEVMTAGRAFIGS
- the gcvH gene encoding glycine cleavage system protein GcvH; this encodes MDFPEELKYSREHVWVRIENGTAVIGITDFAQNELGIILALELPDEGDDVEQDDSFGSIEGRKTVAELYAPFSGTIESVNAEVLDNPGLLNDDPYDGGWLLEVTLDDPDELKGLMTADDYAEYVENRD
- a CDS encoding TolC family protein, giving the protein MRSVMVVIALLFCWTACAWASGQPIRLSLGEAVRMAAEKNLDVRAELYTPAQYQADINRNRAIYDPQLNIETHYSDFTNPVSGSYGSASNKGHSFVLDSSLSQLFWTGATATLGFNNSHTKTNQFSSLNNYWQSSLGVTLSQPLLKNMGRDATDLGISISRFSKYASMEHFRNLLLNTVSQARTEYFKLYGLQEVREVKRVSLALARRILDETRARVSAGVLPAMEILNAEYGVTTRERELIAAEKEVNDQVDVLRLLLQISGKGEIVISDTPRRAPYPLDQDQALRQAMGRPDIRELQRSLDISELQSRVFGNNIKPDLNLSLSGSLVGQGHSYGRDIGDLGSFDYPAWSIGLVFKYPLGNNAAENDYRKSRLKNAQTALQIRSLEESAKNEVLSFIRAIDSAFKQIEVADRGRAFAEERLRAFMRKNSVGLATTKDVLEVEHDLADAKNSQIAAAVAHDNAITRFLQATGQLLDQEGVRFVEGDADRLYLNIY
- a CDS encoding ABC transporter permease; the protein is MLTYLTKRVLLLIPLMVGITLITFSVIHLAPGEPVEMQMAMNPKVGKEARERLRAFYGLDQPLHVQYFSWVGKLARLDLGRSFSSDSRPVIEKIRERLPVTISLNIIALLLEFGLAIPIGILAATHRDTLLDRGITVFVFVGFAVPSFWLALLLMYFFGVRLNWLPISGLHTLGSEAYGTAFYLWDMAKHLVMPIMVASFGSLAGLSRYMRSSMLGVVGQDYITTARAKGLSERVVIYRHALRNALLPLITLAGFSIPGLIGGSVIFETIFAIPGMGQLFYQGVMSRDYPVVMGILVIGAFLTLIGNLVADVSYALADPRIRHGA
- a CDS encoding menaquinone biosynthesis protein, whose translation is MLRIGRIEYANCTPLFHALNALFPENDYRYVGGVPAYLNGMLASGGIDVCPSSSITFATHSDQYLIIPDISISSSGPVLSVLLFSKTPIEDLDGAQVLLSSESATSVNLLKILLRIRYNCQCTFQITDQSTPGAMGGNEAILLIGDAALRATMSRHDMFVYDLGELWYRWTGTPFVFALWLTTREVAGRRGDELMRLARQLGHAKQYAEEHLEEIVRVSPERDWMGPELLLDYWRNNISYDLTDLHLSGLKRYFRFAAEIGLIAPVRDLAFLPLD
- the nifS gene encoding cysteine desulfurase NifS, which encodes MREIYLDNNATTKVDEAVFEEMRPYFCELYGNPSSMHFFGGQVQGKVVEARNRVAGLLGASPEEIIFTACGTESDNTAIRSTLEVLPNRRHVITSRVEHPAVLTQCRNLIQKGYRVTEIGVDGEGRLNMDEYRAAVDDDTAIVSLMWANNETGVIFPVEEAAALARDKGALFHTDAVQAVGKIPIDMSSSVVDMLSISGHKLHAPKGIGVLYVRRGTPFRPFLVGGHQEKSRRAGTENAAAIIALGKACELAAAHMPFENNQVKAMRDRLQESLLAAIPHSRINGGGAERLPNTLSIAFEFVEGESILMLLSELGICASSGSACTSGSLEPSHVLRAMGVPFTCAHGSIRFSLSRYTTEAEIDGVIRELPPIIERLRQMSPFGREFLKAQA
- the nifU gene encoding Fe-S cluster assembly protein NifU, which codes for MWDYTPIVKDHFLNPRNVGDIPDADAIGEVGSLACGDALKLYLKLDEHKERIVDARFQTFGCASAIASSSALTEMLKGKTLDEALAISNQDIAEFLGGLPEEKMHCSVMGQEALEVAIAKYRGEPIPAHDSEHDHGHAYPDYEGELVCKCFGITDAYLKKVIETNKLTTVEQVTNFTKAGGACGGCISSIKELIAQVLGGAEAQPRKRPEKLSNMKRMQMIQEVLERDIRPLLWADGGDLELIDIDGPKVQVAFRKACAGCASSGNTARMVEHKLRDLVAEDIVVEEVSA
- a CDS encoding PxxKW family cysteine-rich protein, giving the protein MQCQTVLSGTECTFWGKQGCVFQEGSCQTIVENCEGCDRIVEGTIGNVCSVYPAPAKKWQNGICNFATHVKVEIKVDDLKVNPLKASKKASGGGKKK